One Mycolicibacterium rufum genomic window, ATCACCCTGCGCGAAGGCGGCACCCCCTTGCTGCCCGCCCCGCGGTTGAGCGAATACACCGGCTGCACCGTGCATCTGAAGGTCGAGGGCCTCAACCCCACCGGGTCGTTCAAGGACCGCGGGATGACGATGGCGGTCACCGAGGCGGTGGCGCGCGGACAGCAGGCCGTGCTCTGCGCCTCGACGGGGAACACGTCCGCCTCGGCCGCGGCCTACGCGGCGCGCGCCGGCATCACCTGCGCGGTGCTGGTGCCGCAGGGCAAGATCGCGCTGGGCAAGCTCGCGCAGGCGGTCATGCACGGCGCCAAGATCATCCAGATCGACGGCAACTTCGACGACTGCCTGGAACTGGCCCGCAAGCTCACGGCAGACTTCCCGACGGTGTCCCTGGTCAACTCGGTCAACCCGTTCCGGATCGAAGGCCAGAAGACGGCCGCGTTCGAGATCGTCGACGCCCTCGGCGACGCCCCCGAAGTGCACGCGCTCCCGGTCGGCAACGCGGGCAACATCACCGCGTATTGGAAGGGCTACACCGAATACCACCGCGACGGAGTGGCCGGCCGGCTGCCGCGGATGCTCGGCACCCAGGCCGCCGGCGCCGCCCCGCTGGTGCTCGGGGAACCGGTCAGCGACCCCGAGACCATCGCCACGGCGATCCGCATCGGCTCGCCCGCATCGTGGACCCAGGCGGTCGAAGCCCAGCAGCAGTCCGACGGACGCTTCCTGGCCGCCACCGACGAGGAGATCCTCGCCGCCTACCACCTCGTCGCCCGCGCCGAAGGGGTGTTCGTCGAGCCGGCATCGGCGGCGAGCATCGCCGGCCTGCTGAAATCTATCGAAGACGGTTGGGTCGCCAAGGGTTCCACCGTCGTGTGCACCGTGACCGGCAACGGTCTGAAGGACCCGGACACCGCGCTCAAGGGTATGCCCGCGGTGATCCCCGTGCCCGTCGACCCGGTGGCCGTGGTCGCGAAGCTCGGCCTGGTCTAGAAGGCGATGCACCCGTGATCCGCACCCTGCCCGCTGGGCTGACGGCCACCGCGGTGGTCGCGGCCTCCAGCGCCAATCTCGGCCCCGGCTTCGACAGCATGGGTCTCGCGGTCAGCCTGTACGACGAGATCGTGGTCGAGACAACGACTTCCGGCCTGGTCGTCGAGGTGCGCGGGGAGGGCGAAGGCCAGGTGCCGCTGGACCGCACGCATCTGGTCGTGCGGGCCATCGAGCGGGGACTGCAGGAGACGTCGGTGTCCGCGGCCGGGTTGATCGTGCGCTGCACCAACGCCATTCCGCACTCCCGGGGGCTCGGTTCATCGGCGGCTGCGGTGGTCGGCGGTCTCGCCGCCGCCAACGGACTTGCGGCACAAGCCTCTTCGACTCCGATGAGCAGCGAGGCGCTGGTGCAGGTCTCCTCGGAGTTCGAGGGGCATCCGGACAATGCGTCGGCCGCCGTACTGGGCGGCGCGGTGGTGTCGTGGACCGAGAACACCGCGGGCACGCCACGCTATGCGGCCGCCCCGATCCGGTTGCATCCCGATATCACGCTGTTCACCGCGATCCCCGCCGTGCGCTCGTCGACGGCGGAAACCCGGATCCTGCTGCCCGATCACGTCAGCCACGTCGTGGCGCGGTTCAACGTGAGCCGCGCGGCCCTGCTCGTCGTCGCCCTGACCGAACGGCCTGATCTGCTGATGGCCGCCACCGAAGACCTGCTGCACCAGCCGCAGCGTGCACCGGCGATGCCCGCGTCGGCGGAATACCTCGCGGTGCTGCGGCGTTGTGGCGTGGCAGCAGTGCTCTCAGGTGCGGGGCCTGCGGTGTTGGCGCTGAGCACCCGCTCCGATCTGCCGGGGGAAGCCCTCGAGGCCGGTCGGGAGCTCGGGTTCTCGGTCGCGAGGACACCCCTGGGACACGGCGTGAAGTGGTCGTCCGGGGTGGCCGTCCGGCCCTGAGCATGGCTTACCCGGACAGTCACACACGCAACAGGCGAATCACGGTGTTTCTTGCTTCCGGCCCAGATGCGGGTTATTCTCGCTCTCGTCCAGCAATCGCAGCGTCTCTACCTGCGCCGACTGTGGAGACCTCAGGACGACCCCTTCTCTCAGGTGCTCAATTTGTGGACTGACGGTTGCGCCGTATCCCGGCGAACCCCGGTGATCACCGTTGCCGTGGCAATGGTGTGACCTCCGCGTTCAGCGGATCGACTGGACGCACAGAACCCCCGCGTGACGAAGTTCAGCGAGGGAAGAAAGGAAATCCGTGACTGATACGGACCTCATTACGGCTGGCGGCATCTCCGACAGCGATGCGCTGCCCACCGCCGTGGCCACAGACACCCCGCCCGCGCCCGCCGCGGACACTGCTGCTGCCCCCGCGCGTCGCGGCGCTCTGACCAGCCTCGTGCTGCCCGAACTGCGCGCGATGGCCAAGGAGATCGGCGTCGAGGGCGCCTCCGGCATGCGCAAGAGCGAGCTGATCGCGGCCATCCGCGAACGGCGCGGAGACAAGAACGGCGCTCCGGCCGCCGAGTCCGCCCCGAGCCAGCCGGCACCGGCCGCCGAGTCCGCACCGAGCCAGCCGGCACCGGCCGGCGACGGTGCCGCCGAGCAGGCCCCGGCCGCGTCCGCGCCGCGCCGCGAGCGGCGCTCGGCGTCACGCGAGCAGGGCGGTTCCGCGTCCCCCGACCAGCCCAAGGGTCAGGACGAGGCGCGCCCCGAGGTCGCCGACCAGGCTGCCGACACCGCGGAGCGCCCGGCCGACCAGGGCCGCGGCCAGGGTCGCCAGGACAACCAAGGTCGTCAGGACAACCAGGGTCGCCAGGACCAGTCCGAGAAGGCCGACCGGAACGAACGCCAGAACGATGGCGGTGGTCGTCAGAACGACCGTGGCCAGAACGATGGCGGTGGACGTCAGAACGACCGTGGCCAGAATGACGGCGGCGGCCGTCAGAACGACCGCAACCAGAACGAGCGCAACCAGAACGAGCGCAACCAGAACGATCGCAATCAGAACGACGCCCAGCGCGGCGGCGGCGATGACGACGACGACAACCGGCAGGGCCGTCGCGGCCGCCGGTTCCGCGATCGCCGGCGCCGGGAACGCGGCGGCGAAGGTGGCGGCGGCAACGACCGCGACACCGAGTTGCGCGAGGACGATGTCGTCCAGCCGGTCGCCGGCATCCTCGACGTGCTCGACAACTACGCGTTCGTCCGCACCTCGGGATACCTGGCCGGGCCGAACGACGTGTACGTGTCGATGAACATGGTGCGCAAGAACGGCCTGCGCCGCGGCGACGCGGTGACCGGTGCGGTGCGTGTCGCCAAGGACGGCGACGGCGGCGGTCAGAACTCGCGGCAGAAGTTCAACCCGCTGGTGCGCCTCGACTCCGTCAACGGCAAGCCGGTCGAAGAGGCCCGGAACCGGCCGGAGTTCACCAAGCTCACCCCGCTCTACCCGAACCAGCGGCTGCGCCTGGAGACCAGCAGCGACAAGCTGACGACCCGCGTGATCGACCTGATCATGCCGATCGGCAAGGGTCAGCGCGCGCTGATCGTGTCGCCGCCCAAGGCCGGTAAGACCACGATCATGCAGGACATCGCCAACGCGATCACCCGCAACAACCCCGAGTGCCATCTGATGGTCGTGCTCGTCGACGAGCGGCCCGAAGAGGTCACCGACATGCAGCGCTCGGTCAAGGGTGAGGTCATCGCCTCGACCTTCGACCGGCCGCCGTCAGACCACACTCAGGCCGCCGAGCTCGCGATCGAGCGGGCCAAGCGTCTGGTCGAGCAGGGCAAGGACGTCGTCGTGCTGCTCGACTCGATCACCCGGCTGGGACGCGCGTACAACAACGCCTCGCCGGCGTCGGGGCGCATCCTCTCCGGTGGTGTCGACTCGACCGCGCTCTACCCGCCGAAGCGGTTCCTCGGCGCGGCGCGCAACATCGAGGAGGGCGGCTCGCTGACGATCATCGCCACCGCCATGGTCGAGACGGGCTCCACCGGTGACACGGTCATCTTCGAGGAGTTCAAGGGCACGGGTAACGCCGAGCTCAAGCTCGATCGCAAGATCGCCGAGCGCCGGGTGTTCCCCGCGGTCGACGTCAACCCGTCGGGTACCCGCAAGGACGAGCTGCTGCTCTCACCGGACGAGTTCGCGATCGTGCACAAGCTGCGCCGGGTGCTGTCCGGGCTGGACCCGCACCAGGCCATCGACCTGTTGATGAGCCAGCTGCGCAAGACCAAGAACAACTACGAGTTCCTGGTCCAGGTCTCGAAGAACACCCCCGGCGGCAACGACAACGACTGAGCTCACCGGTAGGGGTCGGTGATCTCGCGCAGCGAGATCAGTGCCCCCCGCAGTGCCTCGTAGGACTGCCTGCCGAGATGGTCGCGCCACTGGTCTTCCAGCTGCGCGACTTCCTCGGCGGCCATCCGGCAGAGTTCGGCGCCCCTGTCGCTCAACGTCACCAGCCGCGCTCTCGCATCGCTCGGATCGGGTTGACGGACCACGTAGCCGGCCCGCTCGAGCTGGTCGACCAGTGCGCCGGCGGTCTGTTTGGTCACCCGTGCCTGCTCGGCGAGATCGGTGAGCCGGGATCCCTCGGGGCTCAATCGCTGCAGCAGTCGCGACTGCGCGACGGTCACTTCGGTGACACCTGCCCTCGCCAGCGCTGCCATCACCCGGCTCTCGGCATCGCGGTGGGCGATGAACATCAACACGGCCGTCCCCGGCTGCTCCGTCATGGTCGTTGACTTTAGTACGAGGACCTGACTATTTTGGTCAGGAGATCTGACTATCGGAGGCGTCATGGACGAGCAGACCGTCTGGCGACACGTCGGTACGCAGCGGCGCGAACTCGCCGACCTCATCGAGGCGCTCGACGCCGACCCGCAGGTGTGGTCGACACCCTCGCTCTGCGACGGCTGGACCGTCCGGGACGTGGCGGCCCATCTCACGCACGGCACGCTGCCGGTGCCCCGAATGCTGGTCGAGGCGGCCCGCAGCGGCTTCCGCTTCAATGCCGTGGTCGACCGGATGGCCCGCCAGGACCGCAGCACCCCGGCCGACATCGCGGCCACGTTGCGCAGGGTCGCCGACTCGCGGCGCCACCCGCCCGGCACATCGCCGGTGGAACCGCTGATCGACCTGCTGGTGCACGGGCAGGATCTCTGCGTCCCGCTCGGCATCGACCGCCCGATGCCCACCGACGCGGCCGTCGTCGCCGCTGCGCGGGTGTGGGACATGGGCTTCCCGTTCCGGGCCCGCCGGCGGTGCGCCGGAATGCGGTTGGTGGCCACCGATGCCGAATTCGCCGTGGGAGAGGGGCGCGAGGTGGCCGCACCCGTTCGGGAACTGCTGCTCCTGCTCACGGGCAGGCACGCAGGCGTCAGCGCGGCCGGATAGCTCAGTTCGCGGGCTCGGCCCGCAACCCCGCGACGATGTAGCGGCGCGCGTGCCGCAGCACCGATGCGTGGTCGTCGAGGTCGCACTGTTCGCCCGGCACGGTCGCGAGGCTCATCATGATGCGCGCGATCCATTCGGCGGCCTCGGCGCAGTCGGTGTCCGGGTGGATCTCTCCGTCATCGACCGCCGCCTGCACGTAGGGCACCCAGAACGCGGCGATCTCCGGGATCAAACCCCGCACGCCCAGTCCCACGCACGCGGTGAACGCCTCCGGCTCCTCCTGTCGGAGCTTGAGCACCAGCGCCCCGGGCGTCTCGGACTCCCGGCGCGCCAGCGCCACCCCGACGGCGATCCGCTGGTCCAGCCCGGTGACGGCGTCCAGCCGGGTGCGCGACTCAGTCCAGAACGCCTCGTTGAGGCGCACGATCGCGGCCCCGAGCAGTTCGGCCTTGTCCGGGAAGTGTCGGTACAGCCAGCCCCGACTGACGCCCGCCACCTCGGCGACCTCCGAGACGGTCGTCGCGCGGATCCCCTTCACGGTCAGGCACTGTTCGGCCGCGTCGATCAGCCGCTCCCGCACCGACCGCGGCCTGGGTCCACCCGTCGCCGCGGTCGTGGGATCCGTCGGCGAATCTGTCCCGATGTCCACGCTCACCGCCCTATCTTCGCAAATGACCGACCCGATTTCGGTGAGGTACGCTGCGCCCGGTTGGTCGGCGAAGACACATCGCGAGATCTGTACACAAGGGGGACGCGTGGCCGAGACGGTGCAACAGCTGCTCCGCGAACGCCGCAGCGACGACGGACTGGCCGTCACCCACGACGGGCAGCGCTGGACCTGGCGCGAACATCTGGACGAGGCGGAGGCACAGGCCGCCGCGCTGATCGCGATCGCCGACCCCGGCCGGCCCCTGCACGTCGGCGTGCTGCTCGGCAACACCCCGGACATGCTGACCGCGATGGCGGCCGCGGGTCTGGGCGGTTACGTGGTGTGTGGCATCAACGACACCCGCCGCGGGGAGGCGCTCGTGCGCGACGTGCGCCGCGCGGACTGCCAGATCCTGATCACCGATGACGCGCACCTCGGGCTGCTGGACGGCCTGGACCTCACCGGGGTGCGGCTGCTCGTGGTGGGCAGCGGGGAGTGGAAGGAGCTGATGACGCAGGCCGGGCCGCTGACCCCGCACCGGGAGGTCGGCGCCACCGACACCTTCATGCTGATCTTCACCTCCGGCACCAGCGGCGACCCCAAGGCCGTGAAGATGATGCACGCAATGGTGCTGCTGGCAGGCGCGGCGCTGGCGGGCCGCTACGAGCTCACCGCCGCTGACGTCTGCTATCTGTCCATGCCGCTGTTCCACAGCAACGCGGTGCTCGCCGGCTGGTCGGTGGCGTTGAACTCGGGCGCGGCGATGGCGCCCGCGCACTTCAGCGCCTCCCGCTTCCTCGACGATGTCCGGCGCTACGGCGTGACCTACATGAACTACGTCGGCAAGCCGCTGGCCTACATCCTGGCCCGCCCGGAGCGGCCGGACGACCACGACAACCCGCTGCGCGTGGCCTTCGGCAACGAGGCCGGTGACCGCGACATCGCCGAGTTCGCGCGCCGCTTCGGATGCGAGGTGTGGGACGGTTTCGGGTCGACCGAGAACGCCGTCACCGTGACCCGTGAGGACGGCTGTCCGCCGGGGTCGATCGGCAAGGGCTTCCCGGGCGTGGCGATTTACGACCCGCAGACACGCACCGAGTGCGCCGTCGCCGAATTCGACGAACACGGCGCGCTGGTC contains:
- the thrC gene encoding threonine synthase encodes the protein MSTTRAVHQPWPGLIEAYRERLPIDDAWTPITLREGGTPLLPAPRLSEYTGCTVHLKVEGLNPTGSFKDRGMTMAVTEAVARGQQAVLCASTGNTSASAAAYAARAGITCAVLVPQGKIALGKLAQAVMHGAKIIQIDGNFDDCLELARKLTADFPTVSLVNSVNPFRIEGQKTAAFEIVDALGDAPEVHALPVGNAGNITAYWKGYTEYHRDGVAGRLPRMLGTQAAGAAPLVLGEPVSDPETIATAIRIGSPASWTQAVEAQQQSDGRFLAATDEEILAAYHLVARAEGVFVEPASAASIAGLLKSIEDGWVAKGSTVVCTVTGNGLKDPDTALKGMPAVIPVPVDPVAVVAKLGLV
- the thrB gene encoding homoserine kinase, with the protein product MIRTLPAGLTATAVVAASSANLGPGFDSMGLAVSLYDEIVVETTTSGLVVEVRGEGEGQVPLDRTHLVVRAIERGLQETSVSAAGLIVRCTNAIPHSRGLGSSAAAVVGGLAAANGLAAQASSTPMSSEALVQVSSEFEGHPDNASAAVLGGAVVSWTENTAGTPRYAAAPIRLHPDITLFTAIPAVRSSTAETRILLPDHVSHVVARFNVSRAALLVVALTERPDLLMAATEDLLHQPQRAPAMPASAEYLAVLRRCGVAAVLSGAGPAVLALSTRSDLPGEALEAGRELGFSVARTPLGHGVKWSSGVAVRP
- the rho gene encoding transcription termination factor Rho, whose protein sequence is MTDTDLITAGGISDSDALPTAVATDTPPAPAADTAAAPARRGALTSLVLPELRAMAKEIGVEGASGMRKSELIAAIRERRGDKNGAPAAESAPSQPAPAAESAPSQPAPAGDGAAEQAPAASAPRRERRSASREQGGSASPDQPKGQDEARPEVADQAADTAERPADQGRGQGRQDNQGRQDNQGRQDQSEKADRNERQNDGGGRQNDRGQNDGGGRQNDRGQNDGGGRQNDRNQNERNQNERNQNDRNQNDAQRGGGDDDDDNRQGRRGRRFRDRRRRERGGEGGGGNDRDTELREDDVVQPVAGILDVLDNYAFVRTSGYLAGPNDVYVSMNMVRKNGLRRGDAVTGAVRVAKDGDGGGQNSRQKFNPLVRLDSVNGKPVEEARNRPEFTKLTPLYPNQRLRLETSSDKLTTRVIDLIMPIGKGQRALIVSPPKAGKTTIMQDIANAITRNNPECHLMVVLVDERPEEVTDMQRSVKGEVIASTFDRPPSDHTQAAELAIERAKRLVEQGKDVVVLLDSITRLGRAYNNASPASGRILSGGVDSTALYPPKRFLGAARNIEEGGSLTIIATAMVETGSTGDTVIFEEFKGTGNAELKLDRKIAERRVFPAVDVNPSGTRKDELLLSPDEFAIVHKLRRVLSGLDPHQAIDLLMSQLRKTKNNYEFLVQVSKNTPGGNDND
- a CDS encoding MarR family winged helix-turn-helix transcriptional regulator, with translation MTEQPGTAVLMFIAHRDAESRVMAALARAGVTEVTVAQSRLLQRLSPEGSRLTDLAEQARVTKQTAGALVDQLERAGYVVRQPDPSDARARLVTLSDRGAELCRMAAEEVAQLEDQWRDHLGRQSYEALRGALISLREITDPYR
- a CDS encoding maleylpyruvate isomerase family mycothiol-dependent enzyme encodes the protein MDEQTVWRHVGTQRRELADLIEALDADPQVWSTPSLCDGWTVRDVAAHLTHGTLPVPRMLVEAARSGFRFNAVVDRMARQDRSTPADIAATLRRVADSRRHPPGTSPVEPLIDLLVHGQDLCVPLGIDRPMPTDAAVVAAARVWDMGFPFRARRRCAGMRLVATDAEFAVGEGREVAAPVRELLLLLTGRHAGVSAAG
- a CDS encoding TetR/AcrR family transcriptional regulator, which produces MDIGTDSPTDPTTAATGGPRPRSVRERLIDAAEQCLTVKGIRATTVSEVAEVAGVSRGWLYRHFPDKAELLGAAIVRLNEAFWTESRTRLDAVTGLDQRIAVGVALARRESETPGALVLKLRQEEPEAFTACVGLGVRGLIPEIAAFWVPYVQAAVDDGEIHPDTDCAEAAEWIARIMMSLATVPGEQCDLDDHASVLRHARRYIVAGLRAEPAN
- the fadD1 gene encoding fatty-acid--CoA ligase FadD1 — translated: MAETVQQLLRERRSDDGLAVTHDGQRWTWREHLDEAEAQAAALIAIADPGRPLHVGVLLGNTPDMLTAMAAAGLGGYVVCGINDTRRGEALVRDVRRADCQILITDDAHLGLLDGLDLTGVRLLVVGSGEWKELMTQAGPLTPHREVGATDTFMLIFTSGTSGDPKAVKMMHAMVLLAGAALAGRYELTAADVCYLSMPLFHSNAVLAGWSVALNSGAAMAPAHFSASRFLDDVRRYGVTYMNYVGKPLAYILARPERPDDHDNPLRVAFGNEAGDRDIAEFARRFGCEVWDGFGSTENAVTVTREDGCPPGSIGKGFPGVAIYDPQTRTECAVAEFDEHGALVNGDAAIGELVNTQGAGMFAGYYNDQDATDERMRHGMFWSGDLAYRDAEGWIYLAGRTADWMRVDGENMTAAPIERILFRQPAINQVAVYPVPDEHVGDQVMAALVLNSGATLTPEEFGAFLAAQPDLSPKAWPRHVWIADALPSTATNKVLKRELVALGTLPAGRRLWRRDGRTYSEVGAQE